From Malaciobacter mytili LMG 24559:
ATATGCTTCTAAACCTGTTTCATGTATATCAAGCCCATTTACTTCCACTTCTTCACTTACTCTTAATCCCATTACCATATCAAGAATTTTCCATACAATAAAAGAAGATACAAAAACAAAAATACCAATTATAACTACACCTTTTAATTGTGCGATAAAAGATACTTCAGGATTAAAAATACCTACTGCAAGTGTTCCCCAAATTCCTGCTACTAAGTGTACTGATAAAGCCCCTACAGGATCATCAATTTTTAATTTATCCCATAATGGAACTGCAACTACTACTAAAACTCCACCAACAATACCTTCAATAAATGAAACTACCATTCCTAAATCAGGACCTGCTGTAACAGATACTAAACCAGCTAATGCACCATTTAATACCATTGTTAAATCAACTTTTCTATAAATAAGTTGAGTTAAAATTGCTGCTGCAATTGCACCAGCACAAGCAGCCATATTTGTATCAGCAACAACCATTGCAATACCATCAATATCAGTTTTCGAACCTAACGCTAGTTGAGAACCACCATTAAATCCAAACCATCCCATCCATAAAATAAATGTACCAAGTGTTGCTAGAGTTAAATTTGAACCAGGAATTGGTCTTACAGTTCCATTTCTTCCATATTTACCCTTTCTAGCACCTAAGATTAGTACTCCAGCAAGAGCAGCCCATCCACCAACAGAGTGAACAATTGTAGAACCAGCAAAGTCAGAAAATCCAGTAAGTAATCCACCTAACTCACTTCCTCCCCATGTCCAGTGACCTTGAATTGGATAAATTAAACCACTTAAAACAACCACAAAGATTAGAAATGGCCATAATTTCATTCTTTCAGCAATTGTTCCTGAAATTACTGATGCAGCAGTTGCTACAAACACAACTTGAAAGAAAAAGTCAGCCATTACAGGGTAACCCATATCTTCATTTGTTTTACCTGAAAGCATCGCTCCACTTCCAATAAAAGATGAACCTTCTCCATACATTAGGTTATAACCAACAAAATAGAACATAATACAAGAAATAGCAAAAAGTGCAACATTCTTTGTTAAAACCGTAGCATTATTTTTTGTTCTAGTAAGTCCTGCTTCTAACATAGCAAAACCAGCCGCCATCCACATAACAAGAATTCCTGCAATTATAAATAGGAATCCATCTAAGATATATTTAACATCTGCAAAATTTTCCATAAGTCTCCTTTGGTTTTTCTACTGTCAGTATAAAAGAAAAAAAAGATTTTGTAAACATTATCAATGGTTATTTTATATACAATTTTTAAATTATCAAATATACAGTAATCTATTTTGACAAATCTACTATATTGAGGATGTAAATACTCTATTTTTAGTTTTTATACAATTGGATATTTTCTATACAGTTTATCCACTTAATATTTTTATTTTTTGATATAATAAAAATAGCTAAAAAAATGGAGAAAAAATATGAAAGAGTTTTTAGAAATCTATGAAGAGAATAAAGAAAAAATTGATTATTTTATACAAGAAAGTTTAAAAAATATTGGTAAATTATCCTCTCATAAAAGATACAACTTTGCACAACTATTTAATATTTTTCCTTCATTAGAATTAGTATATATTGTAAATAAAGAGACAAAAATACAAATCTCTGATGATATATATAAACATAAAACAGACTCAAAAGGTAAAGATAAAGATAGATCATATCTAATTACAAAACTAGAATTTAAAGATAATAACTTTGCTTTTTCAAGACCTTATATAAGTAGTGCAACAAGAAGCAACTGTATCACTGTATCGGTTAAAGAAGGTGAAGAGATAATCTTTTTGGATTTTAGATTAGATATTTTACTAGAAAAATTAAATTTAATAGAGCTTCACAAACCTTTTCACAGTATTACAAAAGCTTTTTATATGTTTGTAGGTATCTCAATGATAACTCTTGCAACAATTACAATTTTATTTTCACTATATGATTTTATATATTATTTAATAGTTAAGCAAGATATTCAACTGGAACTAATGTTTAAACCTATAATTGCACTAACTTTAGGTATTGCAATTTTTGATTTAGCTAAAACAATACTTGAACAAGAAGTATTTTTTAAATCCTACTCTAAAAACTCAAGAGTAGAAACTAAAATGATTACTAAATTTTTAATTACTATAATTATCGCTTTATCAATTGAAGCTTTAATCGTAGTATTTAAAATAGCAATTAATGATTATGATAAAATGATAAATGCCTTATATTTGATAACAGGTGTATCATTTATATTAATTGCTTTATCAATATTTATATACTTTACAAAAAGAAAATAGTAAAAGGATTTAATATGGAAGATTTTATCGCAGAGTCACAAAACTCCAAAGAAATTTTAAATTCAGCAAAACTTTTACAATCTGTAAATATTCATGCTTTAATCTTTGGAGAAATTGGAGTTGGCAAAAAGACTTTAGCCAAATATATTGTCCCTAATGCAGTACTTTTTGATGCAAGAGAATTACAAAATGATATTGTTCAGAATTTAATAGATATAAAAAAAGAATCAATAATTATAGATAAAATTGAAAATGTCACTAATGTTGATTTACTTATAAAGTGGATTGAAGACAATGAAATAAGAGTTATAGCCACAACAAAAGCTTCAAATTTAAATCCCAAATTTCTTGAACTATTTTCTATTACTTTAAATATCCCTCCTTTATCTCAAAGGGAAGAAGATTTAAAACTTTTAACTCAAAAATTTTCCAATGAAGCAAGCAAAGTTCTAAGAGTAGATAAAATTATCCCTTCAAAACTAATGTTAAATACTACAAAAAATGCACATAGTTTAAGAAAATCAATCTATTTTTCATATTTATTTGAAACAATTGGAGAAGATGAGATTTTAATGTTTTTAGAAAACTATATGCTTGCAAACTTAAAAGGTGATAATTCATATAAAGACTTTTTATATCTTTTTGAAGTACCTTTATTAAAAGCATCTAAGAAAAAATATAAATCACAAGTACAAATGGCTAAACATTTAGGTTTAAATAGAATTACTCTAAGAAAAAAACTAGAAATACATGAAGAGTTACTATAATGTTAAATGAACTAACTTTACAAATAGAAGATTTAATTTCAAATAATGCAAGTGATTTTGAGATTTCTAAAGTATTTAAAAATCATATTAAAAACTACAAAAACTCTATAAATACTATCTTAGAAACCACAGGTGGAAAAGATTTTTTTGTAAAAAACACAAAACATACTGATAAGTTTTTAATTCTTTTATACAAATATATACTTAGAAAAAATTTTGGTTCATATCAACCAATGAGCACTTCAATACCTATTACTTTAGTTGCACTTGGAAGTTATGGTAGAGAACAACTTTGTATTTATTCTGATATTGATTTAATGATTTTATATGAAGATGTAAAAGGATATAACTTAAGACAAATGATGGAAGAGTTTATTACTCTTGCTTGGGATTGTGGATTAAAATTAGGTTCAAGAGTGCATGAATTAAGTGAAATACAAGAGGCAGTAAAAGAAGATATTACTATTAAAACTTCTATTATTGAATCAAGGATGATTTATGGTTCAAAATATCTTTGGTATGCCTATGAGAAGACTTTAAATAAGATTAGAAAGACAGATGTAAAACAGTTTGTTTTACAAAAATTAGAAGAGCATAAGCAAAGACTTTTAAAATATCCTCTTAGAATGGAGCCAAATATTAAAGATGGATATGGGGGATTAAGAGAGTCTAATATGGTATATTGGATGGCATATATTGCTTATGGAGTAAAAAGTACAAAAGATTTAATAAATAAAGAAATCTCAGAAGATGAATATAAAAAATATAGAAGCTCCCTAGAGTATCTTTTTCAAGTAAGAAATGCTTTACATAATATTTCTAAAAAGAAACTAGATTTAGTAAACTTTGATGTTTTACCAGAACTAAGTTCAAAACTTGGGTTTGTTAATAAACCAAGATATACAAAAGAGCGACAATGTATGTCTAAGCTTTTAACATCATTACATAATATTCACTTCTTTTCATCTGTTATGGTAAAAAAATTTACAAGAATTTTACTAAATGAAAAGACAAGTATAAAATTTATAAAAAGTTGTAGAATAGAAAAAAATCTTTATTTACATGAAAATAAAATTTATACTTCATATAATAGAAAACCAATATTTTTAAATAACTTTTTAAAAGAGTTAATCTCCTTGCCAAATGAAGTTCAAGCCTTTGATAACTCATATATTTATTATGCAAGTAAAACAAAATTGCCCACAAAACAAACTAAAGAGTTAAAGAAAAATATTAAAACTTTACTATATAAAGCAAATCTTTATCCAATTATTAAGCTTTTATATAATGCAAATTTATTTCAAGCAATTATTCCTATTTCAAAAAAGATTATAAATCAACCTCAATTTGATGGATACCATCAACTTCCAGTTGATATACACTCAATAAAAGCTTTAAGTAAAATAGAAAATATTGAAGATGTATATGTAAAAGAGATTTATAACTCACTAAGTGAAAGTGAAAAATCAGTGGCAAAACTTGCTGCATTATTGCATGATGTGGGTAAAGGAAGAACTGTTGATCATCATATTTCAGGAGAAAAGCTTTTTAAAAATTTTGCTTCTTCTTTAGGCTTAGAAGAGAGTCATATTCAAATGGGTGCTACTTTAGTTAGATACCATAATAAAATGAGTGCTTACGCAAAAAATGAAGATATTTATTCAGAAAAAATCATTTTAAGTTTTACAGGATTATTAAAAACTAAAACTATGTTAAAAATGCTTTATGTACTAACTTATGCTGATATTTCAGCAGTGGGAGAAAATGTATATAATAGCTCAATTGCTTCACTATTAAAAGAGTTATATTCACAATCTTTACCAGCTTTTGAAAATGAAGACTTATTAAATGAAAGTGCAAGAAGAATTGCAAAATTAAATGCTATAAAAAATCTAAAAAGATATAAAGAACTCTCACCTTTAATGCAAAGAAAAATAAACTATATTTCATCAAATCAAATCTTCTTAAGACTAAAAGCTGATGATATTTTAGAAATGGCAATTAAAGCTAAAGATGTAAAAGATTATATATATAAAATAATCAATGAAGAACAACTAATAATTAGAATTATTAGAAAAGAACCATTAAATCTTGGTTTTTTACTTGGAAAACTAGAGTTTTTAAATATTTTTAGTATGAATATTTTTAAACTTTATGATGAGAAAAAAGCTTTTGAGATTACTTTTAGTGAAAAGGTAGAAGAAGGTGACCTTTTATATATAAAAGATATAATTGAAAACTCTTTTGATATGAGTAAAACTACAAAACTAATTAAACCATTGATTAAAAAAAGTGAGATTATTGTAAATTGTAATCATAGTGCTTATCTTGCCTCACTACAAGTAAGAGCAAAGGACCAAAAAGGTCTTTTTGCCTATATTGCAAAGATTTTTGATGATTTTAATATTGAAATTGAAAGTGCAAAATTAGCAACTACAAAAGGTTATACACGAGATTTGATTTTAATTGAGAAAAATGGAAATTTTTGTGCAAATCAAGAAGAGATAGTTTCTCTTATTTGTTCACAAGAGTAAGAAAAACTAGGTACTAGTTTAAAACTAGTACCTATAAAACCAAC
This genomic window contains:
- a CDS encoding transcriptional regulator, which encodes MEDFIAESQNSKEILNSAKLLQSVNIHALIFGEIGVGKKTLAKYIVPNAVLFDARELQNDIVQNLIDIKKESIIIDKIENVTNVDLLIKWIEDNEIRVIATTKASNLNPKFLELFSITLNIPPLSQREEDLKLLTQKFSNEASKVLRVDKIIPSKLMLNTTKNAHSLRKSIYFSYLFETIGEDEILMFLENYMLANLKGDNSYKDFLYLFEVPLLKASKKKYKSQVQMAKHLGLNRITLRKKLEIHEELL
- a CDS encoding [protein-PII] uridylyltransferase family protein; translation: MLNELTLQIEDLISNNASDFEISKVFKNHIKNYKNSINTILETTGGKDFFVKNTKHTDKFLILLYKYILRKNFGSYQPMSTSIPITLVALGSYGREQLCIYSDIDLMILYEDVKGYNLRQMMEEFITLAWDCGLKLGSRVHELSEIQEAVKEDITIKTSIIESRMIYGSKYLWYAYEKTLNKIRKTDVKQFVLQKLEEHKQRLLKYPLRMEPNIKDGYGGLRESNMVYWMAYIAYGVKSTKDLINKEISEDEYKKYRSSLEYLFQVRNALHNISKKKLDLVNFDVLPELSSKLGFVNKPRYTKERQCMSKLLTSLHNIHFFSSVMVKKFTRILLNEKTSIKFIKSCRIEKNLYLHENKIYTSYNRKPIFLNNFLKELISLPNEVQAFDNSYIYYASKTKLPTKQTKELKKNIKTLLYKANLYPIIKLLYNANLFQAIIPISKKIINQPQFDGYHQLPVDIHSIKALSKIENIEDVYVKEIYNSLSESEKSVAKLAALLHDVGKGRTVDHHISGEKLFKNFASSLGLEESHIQMGATLVRYHNKMSAYAKNEDIYSEKIILSFTGLLKTKTMLKMLYVLTYADISAVGENVYNSSIASLLKELYSQSLPAFENEDLLNESARRIAKLNAIKNLKRYKELSPLMQRKINYISSNQIFLRLKADDILEMAIKAKDVKDYIYKIINEEQLIIRIIRKEPLNLGFLLGKLEFLNIFSMNIFKLYDEKKAFEITFSEKVEEGDLLYIKDIIENSFDMSKTTKLIKPLIKKSEIIVNCNHSAYLASLQVRAKDQKGLFAYIAKIFDDFNIEIESAKLATTKGYTRDLILIEKNGNFCANQEEIVSLICSQE
- a CDS encoding ammonium transporter family protein; amino-acid sequence: MENFADVKYILDGFLFIIAGILVMWMAAGFAMLEAGLTRTKNNATVLTKNVALFAISCIMFYFVGYNLMYGEGSSFIGSGAMLSGKTNEDMGYPVMADFFFQVVFVATAASVISGTIAERMKLWPFLIFVVVLSGLIYPIQGHWTWGGSELGGLLTGFSDFAGSTIVHSVGGWAALAGVLILGARKGKYGRNGTVRPIPGSNLTLATLGTFILWMGWFGFNGGSQLALGSKTDIDGIAMVVADTNMAACAGAIAAAILTQLIYRKVDLTMVLNGALAGLVSVTAGPDLGMVVSFIEGIVGGVLVVVAVPLWDKLKIDDPVGALSVHLVAGIWGTLAVGIFNPEVSFIAQLKGVVIIGIFVFVSSFIVWKILDMVMGLRVSEEVEVNGLDIHETGLEAYPEFKRA